A window of Yoonia sp. SS1-5 genomic DNA:
CAAGACCATCCCTTCGGTCAAGAGGCTTCCTGCCAAGAGACCGACGAGGATCAGTGTGAGTTCATACATGTCCCTGGTCCCCCGCTGCCTTGAATATCCATAGCCCAAGCAGTGGGACCAAGATCAGCTCGGCGATCAATGAAGGCGCAATCGCTCCGCTGAGTAGCAGGCTGCTATCGCCTTGGGTCAAACGCATCAGGCCACCGACAAAAATCATTGCGATCAACGCAAGCATGACAGCGCGCATTTGCGGTAAAGCGAACGCGCCGGCGATGAACAAAACACCGACACTGGTCCACACCCCTGCGATGAACCGTGTATGGTTATCTTGGACCGCAAAGACTGCGGCATCAGTGATTTCGAGAAAGCCGCTTGCGCCCTGCCAGCCGAGGGTTTGAATGCCGCCAAGCCCGACATTCAGACCAAGCCAGGTGATGACAAGGCCAGTGAGAAAGAGAATGGGTCTGAGAAGTTTCGTCATTGTCGTGTCCTTTGCTATTGGGAAACACGGTGCCAGATATTGCTGCGGCAAATGACGCCCCAACATCCGGTCACACGTAGGGTTTGGGACGATTGCAATGCGATGCGCGCGTCAAAGCTGTTGCCGTCATGCGGGTTGTAGATGGTTCCAGATGCGCCGCTATTGGCGGTAGCTGGCACATCAGACAGGATTTCAGTCCCGGTGAGGTCTCTGTTGCGAAGGGTCGGGTTTGGGTTTTGACGGTCAATCGGACCCGTAGGCGATTGTGGGTCAAACCAAACGAGCGTTCCGCAAAACCGGTCTGCACCGCAGGGTTGGATGTGCACATGGCCGTCGCGGTCTTGGGTTTGCCAGATACCAATAACGCTGTCAGCGCTCGCGGATATGGGCATCGTTCCTGCGATCCAGATGGCTGAGATGAGTTTTCTAAGCATCGGCATACTCCTTTAAAAGTACGCGTACATTAATATATGCCTGCCTGTACATATTAAATATACGCGTATACTATTTTGTGAGAAAAGTTACTGATATCCGTGAAAGCCC
This region includes:
- a CDS encoding DUF4345 family protein → MTKLLRPILFLTGLVITWLGLNVGLGGIQTLGWQGASGFLEITDAAVFAVQDNHTRFIAGVWTSVGVLFIAGAFALPQMRAVMLALIAMIFVGGLMRLTQGDSSLLLSGAIAPSLIAELILVPLLGLWIFKAAGDQGHV
- a CDS encoding DUF2147 domain-containing protein, with translation MLRKLISAIWIAGTMPISASADSVIGIWQTQDRDGHVHIQPCGADRFCGTLVWFDPQSPTGPIDRQNPNPTLRNRDLTGTEILSDVPATANSGASGTIYNPHDGNSFDARIALQSSQTLRVTGCWGVICRSNIWHRVSQ